acaaccattattatttttatttctttatgccAGATATTGAGGAAAGGAATAGATACTTTTAACAGGAGATCACAAATTTGAGCAGGTCCTGGGTTAAACAACATTTAAGCAGTAAAAATATAACACTTTGCTACACAGCACATTTACTAAGTAAAGAGAAACAGTCCACTTCATATTCATCAAACAGTCAAATCTATTCTGAATGCCAGTGAAAAGGTCATATCTTAAACACTTACTTAATGTCAGCTAATAGACTGTGCAGAAACCAATAATACAAACCCAAAGCCTAGTTTCTCAAATAAAAGATAGAGACTTACTTCAGTAGAACACTAAAGAATGTTTTTAGCTAAACCCATGGCCCTTGGTGATTCATGCAAGTCAACTGGTACCTGGTGATGTCTTAAGGTCTTCTAAAACAAAACGATTGGTCTTTGTAAGGAACTGATTATTTACATCATTACCTGTATTTCAGAGCCCCAGGCAAACAGTCCTGGAGCTCAAACATTCTGTCACATAATGACGAAGGCCTACTTGTCAatttttggaaacattattattattaaatgtttaaaattaaggttttttttttaattgaagtgctcaaaaatacagtacaaaactaatactgtcaaaaagtattacaatttaaaataactgtttgtaaaagacattttaaaatgtaatttattcctatgatgcaaagctgaatttttagtatctatacagaaaatctgaatattagaatgatttctgaaggatcatatgacactgaagactggattaatgatgctgataattcagcttttcatcccagaaataaattacattttacaatatatttaaatagaaaatagtttatccaaattgtaatactatttcaaaaTACGAATGTTTTACTacataataaatgcagccttggtaaacagAAGATGctacattaagacatttttaaatcataatgtAAATTCAGGAAGTACTGTATGAAAATCATGTGTGAACCATTGATACCTTGTTGAGGAAAGGAAGGTTGCACGTGCAGAAGGCAGTTTAACCAGAAAGTAAATGAAACTGAATACAAATCATACTGGTGCCCACCACCTTAGAGTCAAGAAAAGAAAATATCATAGAAATACTGGTCTGCAgtatcaagcagcaaaaaagaCTGTTTATTTACTGTCAATTTACAAATGACTGTGTTACTTTCCGTGTCACCCGTGCTGCTGTGAATGGAGCAAATGGCACAGAGGCTGTTCTGACCCCGACAGATTATTACCCCCCTATATTGCTTGGTTAAGGAGTATGTGTGGGGGAGGagttaggattaggcaatcaggtagtGACTTCAACGAGGGGGATAATAATTTAGCAGGGGGTCAAATTTTGGTACAACACCTGTAAACCTGAGACAAGCGTTTAGGATTCACACTCGCTgaaccaaaataaaatacacacctTTTAACATGAAGTGagaatataaaacacatttttctcCCAGAAATTAACTTGAAAGTAAAACACACGCGTGCATTCAAAGCTGATTTTAATACCCTAAATTCTGAGAGCGACTTCCTGATGCATGCAAATTAGGCTACATAACATAGCTAGGCTgttgtttgtatgtaggccatAATAGGTTGTGGAGTTTTCTATAGCTCAAAATAGTTCTATAGCTATAGAACAAAAAACTGGTCTCTACTTGCACCTGAAACCATACAGGAGAGAAGCCAGTCAGTTGAACATTTTACAGTGCTTtagtgttgttgtgttttttttttttgcacatgctAATTCATACTCAGAAAGTATGACATTTATTACAAGATTTGTAGCTTTTATAAGAATTTATATAGTGTAAATTGTTCCCTTCCATCACAACCACATGTATGCAACCAATAAATACTTCTTATTACTACTATATTACTACTAAGAAAGAGCACATATCTCTTCATCGATCTAGTCACTTGATTCTGCTCTCAAAATGCAccagatttatgcatttaaacttaaaattaacaaaatgtcCGGCAGAACCCCCTAGACTAGAAACCAATCTGCACCCATCATAGTCTCACAAAATGCTGTGGGGACCCTGGGAAATAGAGGAAACATTGCAGGATTggctgtctcagtgtgtgtgtgtgtgtgtgtgtgtgtgtgtgtgtgtgtgtgtgtgtgccagttcACCTTACTATTTACTATATACTTTACTATTCATCAACAAGCAgttcaaattaatcaaaacaaaTAAGTTTTAATTCAAAAACTAAGAAAGTCAcaggaattaaaaatatttaagtagaacttttttgttgttgtttttacattaaGTTTACTTAATTGCTTTGAAACTTTGGGTTTATATTGTATGGTGCACATGTTTTGTGCCATTTTATTAGTAAATGTATGGCTTTAGCATGAGGCATTGCAACAACAGCAATACTCCTCTTTAAGAGTGGTATTATAGGCACATTCATATAAACCATGTGGTATAGTGACAGTGAATCCCACTTTTTTCATAGCACATCTTTCTTTCTTCGTGTCTGTCTTTTAAACACCCCAGCACTGTCAGTTAGACACTGCGTCACTCACAGAGGAAGTAAGACTCGATGCACTCCCACTGCCACTGACACAGACTTTAAGAACAACACGGTCACAAAGCGCGAGTCCAGCTGCCTCAATTGAGGATTATTCTTTGGAGCATCTTTACCGAGTAAATTAAAGGTAAGAATATGAAAGCTGTGAAATTGTCTTGATTTTTATGTTCATtctaatttatgtaattttttatttaaaaaaatagttccTTATTACAAATAGTGTCTTTTATAATAatgtcttttataaaaaaaatcatgaaatgtCCAGCTTTTGTTTGATGTCATTTTATGTATACATATGCCCACTGGGTagtctatttaattttttatgcttgtttacctgaaaaaaaaaaaaaaaaaggaagcagcagcataatttttattttatttttttattttatttttttaaatctgtggtTGTTTTCATCAAGTAGTGCTGAAAATGTGTAAACTTCAGTTTGTTCTGGTAAAGGAAGTTACACAGGAAATGCATGACAGACCATAAAGATTCCACACAGTGACAGGGCTCCATTTAGCAGTTTCTTGTGTTATATTACATTCAACTCTTGTCAGCTCCACCTTCAGTTTTGGGGGGAAAACAGAAAAGATTTTTTTCTGACTTTACTGAGTCAGGGATCTTTATGTTGTATATGCTTGCAGTTTGGGAAAGAACACAAAGGTCTTAATGTGAGATAACAGTTTGACCTCAGCTTCTGTGTGTTTGATATCTTCACAGAACGCAGTGGAAGATGTCGTGTCTGAAGTGCCTGAAGTACACCATGTGTGTGGTGAACTTCATCTTTTTTGTACGTATCCATTTTCAGACTAATATACTGTATGATGGCTTTTCATACTAATAATTGTTCAGAGTTACCAAATTCCAGCGTCTGGCCTATATTtttacatgtttaaaatgttcaCACTTAACCGTTGGAATTAATTCTTCGTGTTCAGGTTTCACATGTTTACCATTCTAATTGGTGTATTTGCACTTGTTGGTTGGGGTTGACCTTCATTAAACCTCTAACCTCAAAAAAAATGTAGACACCAGTAGCAACTTTGTCTATTaaaagtgagtgtgagtgagaagaagaataacataaaataaaaaacacataactttttgttattattatatctgAGGGATACTGCAAACATATGAAACACAAGTATTGATGCTCTTTTGTTTGGCTGAAATTACCTCGACAGATCTGTGGGGCTACTGTCTTCGGATTGGGCATTTATTTGATGACATTCTCCAGGTACTCTTCCTTACTCCCCAGTCTTCAGGCTATGAACATCGCAAACACTCTTTTCATCACTGGGATCATTATCACCTGCGTCTCCTTTTTGGGCTTTCTCGGAGCCCTGAAGGAAAATCGATGCCTGCTTATATCTGTGAGTCTCATGCAGAACATGTTAGCGTCCATCACTTACACTTGCATGTTCTCTGTTGTCCACTAAGTTTAACTTTTTGGGTTCTTTTAATAAAACTTATCTCTGTTTGTTTGCATTAGTTCTTCATATTGTTGTTCATTCTAATGCTGGCTGAGCTGGCTGCTGCCTGCCTTTTGCTGATGTACGAGACACAGGTAAGAAACAGGCAAAACAAGATTTGTATATGGAAGCAGTTCATATGTGAGGAAGAGTACTTCATACTGCTTGTTTACTCACAGATTGACACCTTCATTAATGAAGATCTTAAGAAAGGTTTGGAAAGTTCCATAAGGAACAGAAAAGCACACAATACCACAATTGATGATGATTGGGACAAAGTGCAAACAACAGTAAGTGCCCATTTAGAATATGTTTCTCTTTTATTAGTGGTGCTTAAGTAACCATTACTATTGCTTACTATTTTCttcataataaatacatttaaacaaatcaATGACAGTTTTTATTATAAACCAACAGTTTAAATGTTGTGGAATTACTAACCATACACAATGGGGGACATCTGTACCGAATTCATGCAACACTGGAAAAGATACGTCATACTGGACAGATGTAATTCTGCACTTACATTCATCTCTTCATAAGCTATATAGCAAAACAATATTATTGAAACACAAACCAGATGTAGATTgtaatttaattgtgttttaatcttatatcatgttttctcttgatttgttttatttagggTTGTTTCACAAAGCTGAAGAACACGTTTGAGAAAAACCTCTTGAACACAGGGGTTGGCGTCATTGTTATCTGCATTATTGAGGTTTGGGTTTCCATAAGAGGCTTTATGTCTTGTCATAATTACCTCAGCTAATCAAAATGAATTGCACTAGACCCCCAcagtttttaaaattattatatgaatATCATTTATAGGACACAAGTTTGTTTAGCACCTATGGTTTCACAGCTGAGGCAGATAAACTAGTATAATGATAATTGCAAGTATTTTTTGTATCTTGACTAAACATCATCTCTCCTTTTGTAGGTCTTGGGTATGTGCTTCACCATGACCCTGTTCTGCCACATAAGTCGAAGTGGTTTAGgatataaatgaacaaaaacatttccCTAGAAGAAATAGCTCCATCTTTCACCGTTTGGGTTTCAAATAACTTGTCTCACAATACCCAAACACAGCCAGTAAAAGACAAGATGGCTCGCAGTTCTTACACAGATGCTTTCTTCTATGTGTATGGTATTTGTCCTCCACTAAGAAACGGTGATACAAACCCATAATTATTGTAACtgcattaatattagtattatcaTCAGATTTTGCATGTATGAATAAgttattaaagcaaaaaaaaaaaagcctttggcCATCACAGCTTAATATGAAAATTTCTATGGGGGTTAAACACTGAAATCAGCCACTTTCATATGATTGTCAAGTTATAAAGAGTGTAAGAGATCTCCCATGATTAATCATCTTTACACAAAGACATAAGGCCACATTACACTGTATATAAGTACTGATTACCTTtcaatatgatataattaatgttGAGTTTGACCTCATGTTCCTGTAACTGACTTGTTACATAGACTATTTTTGACTTGTTACATAGACTACAGTTAaacaatgaacagcatttatttctgaTCACTTCCTTTTCGGACTAGCTGAAGCGGTGACTAAACCATGTGATTATATGCACAGAGTGGAAACCACACGCTTACTTAAATGACATCATTTGTAATGCATAATACTGTTAATATATTCTTATTTTCTCTGCAAAGTAATggaaattaaactaaaaaagaaataaagtgttctCTCTCCTTTTTGAAACGTTAAGGTAAAAAACAAGTACTTTGCCTATTGTTGACAAGACAGAGGAAGTGCCACCAAATAGCAAATCAACACTTCCTCCACCAACAAGTGTTACAGTCACGAGGAGTGGCTTGAAAATATGCTTTCGGTTCTGAAATTGCATTTAAAGATCATGAAAGATGAAATATGTTGTCAACAACACTGGAAGAACTCATGAAACGAAACATCAGAattcaacttttattttttagaacaAAATCCTGTCTCCACAATATTTAAGACCCACCCcatccccccccccacccaaaaaaaaaaactaactaaaaataCTAAGATTTCctttacatgttttaaaataattttgttctttCTGAGCCATCACacaaaaaactgaaacaaatacaatttaaaagtgatcttttcttaaaaaaaaaaaggaaactgtaCACGGCAGAATACACCATTTTTCGCAAACACCCCTATCATCATCTATACAGACATTATTGCAGTTCACCTAAAATATGCAAAACTAATCCTTTTAAACAAAACTGATCTTTCATTATATTTTCTGCTCTGAAAAAATGGTTGGTCGTATATTTCACCCTTTTGCTTTCGTGCCCTTGTCCCAAAGCAGAAACTGAATCTCATACACTGATTATCATATTTTGGGCTTAATGGAAACTATAAAAGTGTGCTTTGAACAAATGAGGTGCTTTCAAAGATAGAAGGGAAAAAGTATTTGCCACACATGTATCAAGAGGGACGTTAAAGCCATTAAGACAATGCTGAAACTATCCAAAGTTGGCAGAAGTAGTTACTGTGCTAATGATCTAGGACCAGTTATGGTTTCTCATACAACAAATAAGGCTGGAATTtagtgggaaaaaaagttcctaaaCCAGAGTCTAATTCTATAAAGGTTTCTTGGCTGTTGTTTTAAAGCCACATAATATCATCATAATTCTTAATAGAACTAGCGGTGCATCCAAATCTATACAAAAATAAACCGACAGTCTTGCTTTCTCAACCGTTATGAACAGAGAAAAGCATATAGTGCCATCTACAAATGCTTGATATCTCAATTACCTCATTTTGTACTGAACAATATTATTACCACTGGTTTGTTAGGACAATTCTACACTTGCAGTACCACATAATCATTCTACAAGAGTCCAGAAGCACTTCAGCTCTGCTAATAACAGAGGAAGTGTGGAATTAAACAGAAGTATATAAAGATAGCAAGGTTTGTCCGGAACTCCAACACATTCATTTCTAATAAGTCACTGATGGGATGTGAAACGATCTTTTATGAACAAAAGACACAGAATCGCATATTTGGAATGAGTACAGCTCAACGGGGGACCCAGCCCCATTCAAATATTGCTAAATAAGAACCAAAGCTCTGCCTTTAGTACGAGTGTCAGTTCTGAATCAATAAGTTAGATATATTAAGACTCCATTAAAAGGACAGATGGAAGATCTAGATCACATAAGGCCCCATTATTGTAGGTTTCAGTCAGTCCTATTGAAACCAGCTGAATGGGAGGAAAGGAACTTTAATATTGctgttaaacagcacaactgttttgcaAAGACATGCTTTTGAGTTTATGGAATAAAACGAAGCACCTGAAAGAAGAATACGGCATCCAAAAGCACTCTCTCACCCCGCGCTGCCACTAATTTGATCTGAAAGAAATGCTGCAAAGTTTCTGTCCTCCCTGCCCTTATCAGAGCCCTAAGAGAATTGCAGAAGCAAAAGAGCATCTCAAGTTTGATCATCTCACTTAAGACTACAACTAGTCGATTAACCAGGGTCCAGTAGTGGATCTAAAGTTAGCAGCCTGTATTTtaaagctgttgtgaatgtgaaatttaagAACATTTATAGACattgttttcagacacttaaaaATGACACAAGTTTTGAGatgcaaaacaaaatcaacaCCCTCCAGAACTATTGCTCAACACTGAATTATAGAGCGGTGAACAAAATCTCACCAGTATCTCTGAATGTGAGCTACTGTACAAACGTCCCAACACCAAGGGAAAGGCGACCGGTTAACAGCACCACATGCAAACACAATACATTCGTTCAGAAGTCAGACTGGGATGAAGTGCAAGTACTAAATTACCAGTCTTGCTTATGGTCAATCATGTtccattttagtttagtttgtgaATTTTTACTCCGTTTTAAGatgcaacattttaaaaatgataaaaaatcatttataaattgAGAAAGCAATTGTACTCATttcaaagaaacaaaataaaaacgtaAATCCTTCCTTCCCCATCAATTCAGGAACTGCGCAACTGCTTTGAGAATACCAACATGATTTGTGCCATTTTCTTCTATACACAATTTAAAGCTGACCAACTTACAGAGGAAGCCCAAAGATAGAGCCAAATCAGAGGCGTTTTTGAAATGCACAACACAATTAAGGGCACAACAAGTCACATGTACATCCAACCAAATCCAGACAATAGTTAAGAGTTTAAGCAAATATTTTCTACTGGAAAAATAACGGAATTAAAAATACACCCAAACAACTGCAATGGGGCGTATGATCATGGACTAAAAACAACCTCACTGCAAACCAATCTGTGAGCAGAGTCTCTGTGACTAATGTAGATAAATAGAAGTCATCGCATTGTGCTATTGTTGGCCGATGAAGTTCACGCAAAGAGTACAGGGAGAGGAAACAAAAGAAAATCTCCATGCTAGTTTGCTTGTTCTAAAGTAAAATGCTACTTtcatcttaaaattaaaaaaggtaaCATGTAAGCAAccataacacattttaaaatatacctcAAAAAAGGAGGTTCTTAAGATTGTGCTGATACATTGCTGATATGATGCTTGGATTTCAAAATCCAATGAGTGTACTAAGAGAGCGCAGCTTATTTCCTGCTTCTGTTTTACAAAGCAGCTGGTCCAGACAGAATCTGACATTCTCTACAGGCAGCTTTACAGAGAAGCAGCTGGAACAGGAAAGAGGGCGGGAACGTGAACGAGTAGATAAATGTGATGATGTGTGGGTTTGACTACATGTGGGATCAATGAAGTAATTAGGGCGCTCTCAGGAATGTGTGGAATAATGAGAGGAACTCTGGATTCCATGCTGGGAATGATGCTGCATGGCATTTTGGGAGATGAGCGGATCGTCTCCGGCAGTCTCACAGAGGCATGAAGCGTGTGGTGTGAAGAAGCAGCGGGTTTAGGTCCTCTGCATTTACAGCACGGTGTAGAGAGGGCTCAGAGGCACTCCGCTCAATTTTTGGCAACAGATCCTGGACCTGCTCAATGCCCACCAAGATCTGAAGAACAGCAGGGATGAAACATGAGAGGCTGTTGCTTAATCTGACACAACTGTGCTGGAAACCAGAGAAGGGATCTAGTTTATTCTCACCTGTGGGAAGAGTGGCCGTTCATCACGTTTGAATTTCAGACAGTCGACAATGAGCCTCTTCATTGATTTAGGGCAGTTACTGCATAATTTACTGAGGTCTGGAGACAAGTACCCACGACCCACCATGAAGATAATCTACAGGAAGAGAACACCCACAAATCAAAACCTGCATTTCATAGTTCATGTTCACTCAAACTTCTCCTTCTGTCTTCCAAGGAAGAAAGTCATAGAGTCatcatgaggttgagtaaatgatgacaattgttATTTTGGGTTGAACaaagttcattcaaaaatatttacagCTTGAACAGAAGGTTTCTGGGCAGAAAAGGACAAACTGTGAAAGTACAAACCAATCCCTGATTCATAACCGTAAGATGGCAAAGTGATGGTGGTGTATGTCTGACCTGATCACGGTTGCTGATATTTGAATAAGGCAAAGTCCCAGACATCAGTTCATAGAGCACCACTCCATATCCATACACATCTGACTGGAAGGTGTATGGGTTAGTGTCTTGCATTCTGATCACCTCGGGGGCCTAAAAACAACAGCAGAGTGAAACAAGCTGTACAAATGATTTTCTCAACAATAAACTCAGGATGGCACTACTTAACATAAGTGACAAGCTACTAGGTATAAGACTCATTGATGATTTAATAAAATGAGGTATTGAGCTGGGTGACGATTACTCACCATCCACAGGATGGAGCCACTGGGCTGTTCAACCTGCTGAGAGCCACTCCAGCGAGACTTTACTGTGGCCAGCCCGAAGTCACCGATCTTTACCGTCCAGCCTTCGTGCAGGAAGATATCTGACACATGAACTCAGGAGTATTATGCAGAACACAGAATGACTACAACATTACAAGAGAGAAATCATCAACCTTAGCCTTCGATCTTATGCCAGCATTAATTCTGGTAAATCAGACAATTCTTTATTTACAAGCATTTCAAGACAGAAAGCAGCTTGGCAATCTACTAGGACATTCAGAGGCAACTATGGTGCCATCTTCAGGCAACAAATTAGCTGAATCTGATCCATCCTGCAACAGATCGTTCTCACAACACAGACAAGAGCACTGCTAATACATTATAGAAAGGATACTATTAGATTTCAAGTCCCGATGAATGATATTCTTGGCATGAAGATAACTGTTAAAGAAAGAAAAGTAGCAAATTATGTATAAATTtgatcatttttaattaaattaactcgCTCTATGCACTGTAAATCCAAGCAGTACAATCATATTACATTGGTGGATTTAAGAGGACATGGGCTAATTTCCCATACGAGTGTGTCCTAGTGAGTCTGAGCTAAAGTCTACTGGTGTGAGCAGCTCCTAAAGATGTTTTCCCCCCATTATGTTACAGGTGTTCTTTGTTATCACAAATCCAAATTACAAGCAATTCACTTTTCTTAAATGTTTTCAAAAGCAGTCTCATTTTCAGCAAGGCTGCACTTATTgtagtattacaattttaaaataatagttttctatttgaacatgtaattttcagcagtcattgcagtcatcagtatcacatgacccttcagaaatcattctaatatgctgacttggtgctcaagaaacatttctgattattatcaacgttGTAAACAGtggtgatgcttaatatttttgtgaaaaccattgttttttaggattatttgattaacaaaagttcaaaagaacagcatttatcttctgtaacaaatgtatccactgtcacttttgatttaatttaatgcatccttgctgattaaaagtattatttacttatgacaaacttttaaaatgtaatgtacattAGCAAGTTTTGTTGTATTAACATCCTTTAATTGGAACAGAAATAATGCTACATGTAGGATAGCAGCTATCCCAAGCTGTCAATACAGGTAAAAATATATCTTACTCAATGCCCTGTGCAGTCTGGCGAGCAACATCAATACGGCGCATCGTGTCAAACTTGGTCTCAGTAACATGCAGGTGCCGGTAAAGGCTGCTCCCTTCACACCACTGCGTGATAATGGCAAAATTAGGCTTCGTCATGAAGCCCATGAACAGCAGAATGTTGACATGGCGTGTTTTTCTAAGGAGCAAGAGTCTCAAATTAGTCATACTGAACAGAAGATGACATCTATTTGAACTAGAGTATTTGAACTGGAGATTAGTTAGTTGTAGCAGCAGTTGATATTACTAATTAAAGTAGCATTAATGAGAACTATCCTGTTGCTGGGTAAgattgttttgaagcatggcagctggcAGTGTCAATTTTGagaggcatttttgatttagtcttaatCTTTATCTTGAGATGAAAATGCTaaatagtcttagtcacattttagtcttTCATAGTTTGTCaatgaaaagtcattgcatttttgtcaacttttagtgaagctgcagttaccaacatttattttggtaactatatgtagttttcaaaaaaaaaaaaaaaagctaatcaattaagcttatgagaaatttgattCAAGGATTGAATTTAGAGAATCTTGAATAATCGatgataattaaaatttttgggtgaactatccctttaataggaAGTAGTAAGGTAGCaacttataaaaaatatagttgttcatataaaatatatgcaataaatataatttttgaaaaaaaagcaGAAAGAGACTAGACAAATACGAAAGAGATAAATGAAAAAATTTTCAGATACAGTAGGTTTacttaaaacagttatttaacatattttgttggttaacattaatgacaccGATAGGTACTTAATTAggaatgctgtccctttaagaattgTGACTCCAGGAGAAAACAGGACAcctgagcccctttcacactgcacgtcggacccggcatattgccggaacattgccgggtcgccttctgtgtgaaagcaaacacgtcccgggattgcttccggcattgaacccgggtcggggacctagtaacactgccgggttcaacccgggacgagcgctgtgtgaacaaaagccagatctaatcgCGTTATCGCTTTTACCGGCttttttgaaggaagatcaatgttcgcgacaaaaaaatgtgtgcaaactgtaatgaagcagagatcagttagttcctcactttccgcgctgacgccgagatcgttcactagcttcagtgaaagtataacgtgcctaacgttttcgactcgtacacaCGTcgcgccctgatgtcacgtgtcgttacgggatctttacgggttgtgtgtgaaagcacgcacatatccctggtaatcactggcagtgtgaaagtgcaaaatctagcgacccgggaacaattgccggaacactttacccgtgtatttgccggaatggcagtgtggaAGGGGCTCTGGTCACTTTATCCCTATCCTTTCGGGTGCTGAGGCCActgtttcagatcgctagttcgcGTTTTGGTAGCCTATCCATCCACTGCGTCTGCCATACTAAGACTTGATATGCAAATGCACCTTATCCGgttgcaatccaatgacagggatgcACATTTTGAAGGATAAGACAGTAGCCTACAGGATGTATTTTGAATGTCtggtagtcctcaaataacattatagtcccgTCTCGTCTTGTTAACGAAGACGCAGCATAAATTTTGTCATAGTTTTTTAGCATCAGATATTAGTTTTAGCTCGTCAACGTCTTGTCTTCAcagaaaaatgttttgttaacCAATATTTTTCATTGTCATCTTAACGAAATTAACATTGGCAGCCAGTTCATGACCAACTAAGGACCAACTTAAACCAGttcaaaccagctgccatgcttcaaaacaaacCTAACAAGCAAATGCTGCTTTTTTCTACAGGGCAATGTTATACTGTCCTCACCGGCAGAATTTGAAGCCGTGATCGTGCAAATGACTCACCGTAAAACCTGCATCTCATTTTTAAAGGCCTGGAGCTGCTCCGGTGTGGGCTCTGTCACTTTAAGAATCTTGATAGCCACGTCTCCATGCCACTTGCCTTTAAAGACGGTCCCAAAAGACCCTGCTCCAATCCTCTTTAGCATGGACACCTCCCGCGGGTGCACCTCCCAGTAGTAACTGGAGTCTCTGTAACCTCCCCGGTGCtagaaaacacaaacaaaatttgttttaaataaatctgaTTGTAACCAAGTCATCTGGGCTTTCTATCAAATAAGACACACACTCACCACTTTCTTTTTATCATCAGATGAGGATTGCTTTCGTTCCTTGGGCTCAGAAGGGGATTTGGGGGGTCTTCTTCCTGGTGACCCTAGGTGGGGTGGGCTAGTGGAAGGCTTGGGAGAGGACTCTTGCCCTGTGAACAACACTAGAGTATGAGGGCCACTTCACACACATGGAGAGGTGCAGTTAGATGCATCATTGTAATCAGGGATGGTTaagaaacaaaaatgtatgtaGTGTAATGTGGGCATGTGGAAAAAACTTACATGTTCTCATGTGAGTGACAGGTAGtcaaagtgaaaaaagaaaaagaaaaaaaaaactcacccatTGTGAAGATTTTGAATGACTCCTGAATGAGAATAggggaaaaaatgaataaatacatgcaATGGA
Above is a window of Carassius carassius chromosome 4, fCarCar2.1, whole genome shotgun sequence DNA encoding:
- the LOC132139751 gene encoding leukocyte surface antigen CD53-like; this encodes MSCLKCLKYTMCVVNFIFFICGATVFGLGIYLMTFSRYSSLLPSLQAMNIANTLFITGIIITCVSFLGFLGALKENRCLLISFFILLFILMLAELAAACLLLMYETQIDTFINEDLKKGLESSIRNRKAHNTTIDDDWDKVQTTFKCCGITNHTQWGTSVPNSCNTGKDTSYWTDGCFTKLKNTFEKNLLNTGVGVIVICIIEVLGMCFTMTLFCHISRSGLGYK
- the LOC132139763 gene encoding serine/threonine-protein kinase A-Raf-like; translation: MSNTSSCSSSGETSPDDTPRGGGTIRVYLPNKQRTVVNVRTGQTVYDSLDKALKVRGLSQDCCAVFRLLEGRKRLTEWDTDITPLVGEELLVEVLDDVPLTMHNFVRKTFFKLAYCDFCHKFLFNGFRCQTCGYKFHQHCSSKVPTVCVDMDTMTKRCVSNTEDCPSILIYPATNSISDSPRGEMLTSGSNYQLIMAEDSQSLQRHRSTSTPNVHMVSTLEPGAAGLMEESFKIFTMGQESSPKPSTSPPHLGSPGRRPPKSPSEPKERKQSSSDDKKKVHRGGYRDSSYYWEVHPREVSMLKRIGAGSFGTVFKGKWHGDVAIKILKVTEPTPEQLQAFKNEMQVLRKTRHVNILLFMGFMTKPNFAIITQWCEGSSLYRHLHVTETKFDTMRRIDVARQTAQGIDYLHAKNIIHRDLKSNNIFLHEGWTVKIGDFGLATVKSRWSGSQQVEQPSGSILWMAPEVIRMQDTNPYTFQSDVYGYGVVLYELMSGTLPYSNISNRDQIIFMVGRGYLSPDLSKLCSNCPKSMKRLIVDCLKFKRDERPLFPQILVGIEQVQDLLPKIERSASEPSLHRAVNAEDLNPLLLHTTRFMPL